The DNA region gaaatgTTGTTGCAGTATCATGTACACGTTTAAAGTGGTGTTTAAATACAGTAGAAAACAAATTGACAATACAATATTCATAACAGTTACATACCAATAAAAATATACTAGCCTGCTGGCTTTACTGGGTAGATAGAAACATTAGCCTGAGCtgtttaggagggatatcacacctggcacaaatgattGTCTAGTTCTGTTATTCCTGCCAGGGGGCGCCCTATCCCTGCACCAAGAGGTGAGTAGTTCAAAGTCCGGCTAcagggggtggcttgggtctaaaATGATTTTGTGAGCCTTGCTGAGGGCTCTGACCTTAAAGATCTCATCCAAGCCTGTCTGTTTGACTCTAAGTACCTTGCTTGCTGTGGTGATAATCTTTCTCAGCATATTTTTCTGgctgacagtggcattgccaaacccacaaacaatacaaaaagtttaaatacactcaatGAAAGATTTGTAAAACAGAGTCAGTGTTACAGTCAATATTAAAAGATCCCAGCTTTTTgagaaagtacagtctctgttgaCTCTTTTTGTAGATCTGGTTTGTACATTTACTCCACTGAAGTTTATTGTCCAAGAGGACACCCATATATTTGtattcctctacaatctctatgtgTTGACCTCTGATAGATGTTGCAAAGGTAGGTGTTGTTCGCTTCCTGAAGTCTATgcacatctctttggtcttgttggtattgaggaccaagtgtgattcGTCACACCACTCTACAAAGTCATTTAGGACCGGCCATGGTGTTCCTCGTCATCATACAACAGGCTGATCAAGgaagtgtcatcagcaaacttaactAGGTGTCTGTCAGGATGGGAACTAGTACAACTATTAGTGTTCAAAATGTACAGGAGTGGGAACAAAACACATCCCTGTGGGGAGCCTGTGTTGGTGGTGTGTATGTCCGACACGTGGGGACCCACCTTGACCCGCTGTGATCTCTGGCTCAGGAAGTCCAACAGCCACAAAACCAGCCCCGCATCTAAGGAGAAGTACCTTATGAGTCTCTGTGACAGAATACAAGGCTGGATTGTGTTGAAGGCAGAAGAAAAGTCAACAAACAGAACCCTGACATGGGATTTGGCGCCCTCTAGATATATATAGACCATGTTGAGGTGAGTAAGAATGTCATCATCAGCTCTTCTGCTGGGCTGATAGGCAAACTGAAACGGGTCGAGGAGCTTCTGGGTGGTGCTGAGAATATTACTTTTCACAATTTTCTCAAAGCATTTCATTACTAAGGATGTCAAGGCGACAGGACAGTAGTCATTCAGCAAAGAGGGATTTGATGCTTTAGGAATGGGTATAATTATTGAGTTTTTCCACAATACTTGCATGTGTTGCTGGTCGAGCGAGGATTGGAAAAtgtctgtaaaaacaccagctaATTGTTCAGCACAGTGCTTCAACACATGTCCACTTATTTTGTCTGGGCCTGGGCTTTTGTGTGCATTACATCCCCTGAACAACTTCAAAACATCAGCCTGTTTAACAACAACCCTCTCAAACATTTGTAATGATGCTTCCATTTGTCCTACCTCCTAGTACAGTCAAAACACCCTTGGAGACGAGTGATACTATTGTCGTTCCAGATCTGGACAGTTTTAACTGTAGGGTTCTCCCTCTCCAGGAGCCGACAGTAGATTGGACGGAGGTAGACAACATTGTGGTCTGATGTCCCCAGGGAAAGAGAAAGCATTTGGTATTGTCCCATAGCACAAATCAAGAGTCTTATTTTTCCTagtgtgacatttcacatactgGTGGTACGTGCGCAGGACCTTGTGCAAAGTGCACAAATGTGGGTGCGTcaggggagatggattccagtttctgtgacagattataaataatctctgatgcctttgttacattagcttttggttgaatgtacacaactgtaacaaacaattgggggaactcacagGGCAGATAGTATGGTCGAAGTGAGACAGAAAGCaattcaatgtcgggggtacagggtctctctcttaccaggatcgatttaccCCTGTGACGGTCAGATcacggtccgctctgaccagtgtgaagccggccggctccacttccacttgtcatccagccaagtctcagtaAACACCAGCAAACAGGCCTCCCGGTATTCATGTTGGAAGCGCAGATTAGCTGACAGCTCATTCGCTTTCTCCCAAGTGACTGGGGGTTGATCAGCAAGGTGGTGGGTAAGGGACATTTTATTGCATTTTCTAAGTCTGATTCCCATGTGTTTTCCACGTTTGCATTTGGGTTTGTAATCCACTCGCAGACAATCAGGGATTAGATGGGCCATTGGGATGTCCATCGCGTTCGTGTTTGAGTTGCATTGTAGTAGAAACTCtttgctgtattggattccgctgccagcagcgttttcataaCTTAGTCCTTTTGTAGCagatgtacacgatcaacaagatcaatCCAACACCCCACCACTGTAAAGCCATCGTTGACAGATGGTTTACAAACAAAGTGTAAAGTGCGGGATGCAACAGAGCTGTGCCCCCTATGACCAAGGCCCCCTTTGACCTTCATCACCAGATCAGACATAATTGTCATCATCATTCGCCCTCAGCCTCCTCTCCACTCCGCTCTGGCACATCTGACTCCGTCTCTGGGGCAGCTTGCCTATCGGGTCCCTACACAACACATACTGCTCCCAGATCTTCCGAAACGCATTCTGGAACTTCTTTATCCGGAATGCGTAGACAATGGGGTTCACAGCGGAATTGCCATGTGTGAGCAGGATGGCGATGTAGATGATTGACATGGACGTGTCACAGCAAAACAGCGTGATGCAGTTGAGGATGTGGAGAGGAAGCCAGCTGATGGCAAACAGGAAGAGGACCAGAGCCAATGACTTGGCTAGTTTCAGCTCCTTACCGTAGTAATGGCTGCGGTCTGTGTGGCTCGCCGTCACCtggggtaggagggagggagaagaggattTAGACTTTAGATTCAGAGGCTCTACATTTCTGTAATGCATACTTACACGTTCCCTCTTGtaaatttttttgttattctattCTAAGTGTGTTTGATTTTCACAGCATCGTCTCCTGGGTGTTCATTATGCCTGTCTAAGCTATCATCCCTGAGGGGAATGACCTGTTACGCCAAAGGACAGACAATTTCAACACCCCTTTACCTCTCTTTATCTCCCTCCACCATTCTCTATCTCCCgccacctctctctatctccctccatcaccttcaatctctctatctccctccacctccctgctCTGCTCATCAAATGCACCCGTTTCATTCTATTCCATTCATCTGACTCTAGTCTAGTCAGTGACCTTCATGTAACCTGGTCCCAGAACTTTTTGTgcggtcttgccaactcctatgatcATTGTCAGGCCATGTGagaatgaccataggagttggcaagatcaAGCTAACTTTGGCAAGACTAGATCAAGCTAACCTTAGCAAGACATTGGAAAGACTAGATCAAGCTAACCTTGGCAAGACATTGGAAAGACTAGCTCAAGCTAACCTTGGCAAGACATTGGAAAGACTAGCTCAAGCTAACCTTGGCAAGACATTGGAAAGACTAGCTCAAGCTAACCTTGGCAAGACATTGGAAAGACTAGCTCAAGCTAACCTTGGCAAGACATTGTAAAGACTAGCTCAAGCTAACCTTGGCAAGACATTGGAAAGACTAGCTCAAGCTAACCTTGGCAAGACATTGGAAAGACTAGCTCAAGCTAACCTTGGCAAGACATTGGAAAGACTAGCTCAAGCTCACCTTGGCAAGACATTGGAAAGACTAGCTCAAGCTAACCTTGGCAAGACATTGGAAAGACTAGCTCAAGCTAACCTTGGCAAGACATTGGAAAGACTAGCTCAAGCTAACCTTGGCAAGACATTGGAAAGACTAGCTCAAGCTAACCTTGGCAAGACATTGGAAAGACTAGCTCAAGCTAACCTTGGCAAGACATTGGAAAGACTAGCTCAAGCTAACCTTGGCAAGACACTGGTAAAACTAGATCAGGCTAATGTTCTTACTGAGCTGGCATTGGATCATATAATACCTCAGCATAGATCATACTTGCACATACAGTAGAGACAATGCACATAGCTCATGGTAAAGAAGGTAGGGTTACTCTGTTCTAGTCATCTGATTCTCAAGACAGGTACTTTCTAGAACGTGTGCTACCTTCTTGTTGAGCTGGTGGTGTATCTTGTAGAAGATCTCAGCGTAGATTAGCAGCATGAGGACGAGGGGAGGCAGCACCCAGCCGAAGAAGTTGAAGTAGACCATGTAGTCCATGCTGATGACGTTCTCAAACCGACACATCACTAAGAGGTCATGGGTCACCAGGGAGTCGTTGTCACGGAGACTCAGCAggttgttccagcccagcatgGGTGTCAGGCCAACCACTATGGCAACCATCCAGCACACCACCACCGCCGTGCCTGCGCGCCGCCGTGTCACCACATGCTTGTAGCTAAGACAAGAATGAGGGGTTAAAGTATACTggtttggtgtgtgtgcgtgtgtgtatggagCAACAATTGTTGGAGATTTAGTGCATACTTTTCTGTGTTCCCTGTTTatatgtggtcccgtgtagctcagttggtagagcatggcacttgcaacgccagggttgtgggttcgattcccacaggagaaaaaatgtatgcactcactaactgtagtgttgctctggataagagtgtctgctaaatgactaagatgtaAATATGCTTCCAACTGCTTTCTTTCTTGACTTTGAATCAATAGAAGACATTTGTGTCCTGCACTACAAATTGTTTTTGGAGCAAGCCAACATCTGCAACTTGTCACAAATGTGGTTTTGTCATTCAATGAACAAACCCATGATAAAGTAAACCCAACATGCTCAACATCTTGGCTGGCTGACTTATATTCTGAAAATCACGTCTGTGATTGACTTGTATACACCGTGTTTTGCAATCCATGGTATAGTACTAGACTGTCTACTACCCTGTCATACTTCTGAATTACATTGAAGTTTGTAATACAAATCTGTGATTTCCTCCTTTTGAAAGTCATAGCTGAATAACTATACAagaggagtgaactgatgtgttctgcacacacaccagaggagaTGAGGTAAGGCCGTGGACTATTCATTTTAGGTGAGTGTGTgtctgctgaaggagctgctctACTGAGGCGTGAAAGTAGAACTCACCCTCAGACGATGAGTAAATAATCTCAAGAGACACCTAAATGTACCcacaaattctctctctctctctctctctctctctctctctctctctctctctctctctctctctctctctctctctctctctctctctctctctctctctctctctctctctctctctctctctctctctctctctctctctctctctctctctctctctctctctctctctctctctctctctctctctctctctctctctctctctctcaattgctttattggcatgacgtaacaatgtacatattgccaaagagTACTTAGGaaattaagtaattaatttagaATATTAACatcattaaaataataataatcaagatTGTCAGCAGGAcaatcagtaacaacaataaaaacAAAAGCAACATTGAGTTTAATCGTTAAACAACCGTTTGCCTATGTTTTTCTCTCCATTGAGTAGCCTATAGAAAAGTAGTCTCTTTGAATTTGTAGTCTCGCTCAACCCTCCCAGTTTTCCCACTACATTTCATATACAGGTTCTGTAGCCAAGGTAGCCAAGTCTTCCTCTTTTCCTCAGAGAAAACGGCTTGATTCTAGCCCGGCTAGCATGGCTACCGTTCAAAAGACATGACCCATAACACCAGAGCTATGTTTTTTCTCTCTATCGTGCATTGGCAGGccgcattttacattcataaagtATATAGCGGACCGTTCTAAAACTAGGCTACATGCGGACCGGACCATTAACCATTTGTTTAGGCTACACCTTCTTCAGTAATGTTACCTCATTAGCGCGTTCAGCAGTATGCAACGTTTTGAAACGTTCAGATAGAAAATGCTATGTAGAACAATCATGGCTCTCTGACATACTGAATAAGGAATAACGTCGGCCTCAAAATGTACATGGCAAAGTATGCGAGTCCGGATAAAATTAACAAACTTGCAAAAAGGGAAAGACGTAGGAGGACTATCCGTAccaaactttaaattgtatttccaggcactagcatttcgtcccatcctaaattggtttagacatgaTTCTTCCGCCCCCTGGCTGAGTATGGAGagaaatatggtgtctcctattgccctgggagaggtggtcttcactgatatatcccttaaacaatgtaaactatgctttggtcctattattgaaattgaaaaacaatgtaactgggaatcaaaatggcatgccCATACTCCAATATTTCAGAATAATTATGTGCGATCTGGAGGGCAGCCTTTTGCATTcccccaatggtccaaatgtggaatccgTACCCTTGCCGATATCATGGgaacattccaagatttgaaTGACACATtcacattaccaggcaactccttttttctatatttacaactAAGGTTAGCTATGCTGGCCTATAGAGtcccttgggaaacccaactaccAAACCAGCCGATGAAGAGATTTATAAATACATTATCTGGGCTCCCAaaaggactgatctctataatatataaacaacttttggaaagctcatattctgagctagccattAAACAAATATGATCCACAGATCTAAATGAATCTGAACAACCCTTTAAGTGaaacagaatatggaaaaatatgaccTAGGCATCCCGTTATCCGAACCATCAACTTATACATTTtaagtttgttcacagactgtatttaacaccaaggaaaaGTTTTAGGATGAAATTGTCCCCAACTCCTcactgtgtcccctaaatcaggtaggcacattccttcatatgatgtgggagtgccctgcagttaaTTGCTTCTGGGGCAAAGTTACTAAATTCATTTTGAAGTACATTATTGTAAATATTCAATGCATTGCATCTGCTATGTTACTTAACTATGATAGCTCCTTGACTCTCAATCAATCAGAGAGACGACTACTACTGACAGGCAGCACTGGCGCAAAAAACATGTTGGCTCTTAGATGGCAATCACCCCACTCTCTCCCAATCCGCCAGTGGATATGGTTACTATTAGAATTATCGACAGCGAGAATGAATGGTGCTAGTCAAGGAACAATTGAGGCCTGGACAAATATACTTGACTCTAAAGAATAATCTCAGCTAAAGcccaactgtcacgatcgtcttcttgtgagatattggaccaaggcgcagcgtgtgcaaaatacatctctttattttggaagagagaaaacacgaaaccgaacactatccaaaacttacaaaacaacaaacgaccgtgaagctaaataacgtaagtgcacagacaagcaacaaacgttccacttagacaattacccacaaacacatgatgcccatggctgccttaaatatggctcccaattagagacaataaaccacagctgtctccaattgagaaccaatctaggcagccatcaatatacaaacacctagacaagaattaccccataaacctacaaacccctagacaaaccaaaacacatacttcaccatgtcacaccctgacctaactaaaatattaatgaaaacaaagataactaaggccagggtgtgacaccaacacatacaaataaacaacatatatacactgaacaaaaatataaacgcaacatgtaaagtgttggtcccatgtttcatgagttgaaatgaaagatcccagaaattttccatagacacaaaaagcttatttctctaaaattctgtgcacaaattggtttacatccctgttagtgagcatttctcttttgccaagataatccatccacctgacaggtgtggtataacaagaagctgattaaacagcatgatcattacacaggtacatcttgtgctggggacaataaaaggctactcaaaaatgtgcagttttgtcacacaacacaatgccactgatgtctcaagttttgagggagagtgcaattggcatgctgactgtaggaatgtccataaacctccaatgttgttttagagaatttggcagtatgtccatcCGACCTCATAACCGCAAACCACGTGTAACAAAGCAAGCCCAGGACccccacatccagcttcttcacctgcgggatcgtctgagaccagccacccggacagctgatgaaactgtgggtttgcacaactgaagaatttctgcacaaccTGTCAGAAACCATCCCAGGGAAGCtttgcgtgctcgtcgtcctcaccaaggtcttgacctgactgccgATCGGCAtcataaccaacttcagtggacaaatgctcaccttcgatggccactggcatgctggagaagtgtgctcttcatggatgaatcccagtttcaactgtaccgggcagatggcagagagTGTGTGcggtgtcgtgtgggtgagcggtttgctgatgtcaacattgagaacagagtgccccacggtggcggtggggttatggtatgggcaggcataatctacggacaacgaacacaattgcattttattgatggcaatttgaatgtacagagataccgtgacaagatcccgAGGCCCATtctcgtgccattcatccaccgccatcatgataatgcacggccccatgtcgcagggatctgtacacaattcctggaagctgaaaatgtcccagttcttccatggcctccattctcaccagacatgtcacccattgagcatgttttgattgctctggatcgacgtgtacgacagcgtgttccagttcttgccaatatccagcaacttcgcaaagccattgaagaggagtgggacaacattccacaggccacaatcaacagcctgaacaactctatgtgaaggagatgtgtctcgctgcatgaggcaaatggtggtcacaccagacactgactggttttctgatccacggccctaacatttttttaaggtatctgtgaccagcagataggtatctttattcccagtcatgtgaaattcatagattagggactaatttatttatttcaattgactgatttccttatatgaactgtaactcagtaaaatctttgaaattgtgtatatatacactaccgttcaaaagtttggggtcacttagaaatgtccttgttttcaatgaaaacatacatgaaattagtttgaataggaaatatagcaaaatgaataggaaatgtagtcattgacaaggttagaaataatgatttttaattaaaataataattgtgtcctttcgtcaaagaatcctccatttgcagcaattacagccttgcagacctttggcattctagttgtcaatttgttgaggtaatttgAAGAGatgtcaccccatgcttcctgaagcacctcccacaagttggattggcttgatgggcacttcttacgtaccatatggtcaagctgctcccacaacagctcaaattgagatctggtgactgtgctggcctctccattatagacagaataccagctgactactTCTTCTCTAAATAGTTCttacatagtttggagctgtgctttgggtcattgtcctgttgtaggaggaaattgactccaatcaagcgccgtccacagggtatggcatggcgttgcaaaatggaatgaagccttccttcttcaagatcccttttaccctgtacaaatctcccactttaccactaccaaagcacccccagaccatcacattgcctccaccatgcttgacagatggcatcttttcatttggtctgcgtctcacaaatgttcttctttgtgatccgaacacctcaaacttcgattcgtctgtccataacacttttttttccaatcttcctctgtcctgtgtctgtgttcttttgcccatcttaatattttatttttattggccagtctgagatatggcttttactttgcaactctgcctagaaggtcagcatcccggagtcgcctcttcactgttgacgttgagactggtgttttgcgggtactatttaatgaagctgccagttgaggacctgtgaggcgtctgtttctcaaactaaacactctaacgtatttgtcctcttgctcagttgtgcaccggggcctcccactcctctttctattctggttagagcaagtttgcgctgttctgtgaagggagtagtacacagcgttgtacgagatcttcagtttcttggcaatgtctcgcatggaatagccttcatttctcagaacaagaatagactgacgagtttcagatgaaagttatttgtttctggctattttgatcctgtaatcgaacccacaattgctgatgctccagatactcaactagtctcaagaaggccagttttattgtttctttaatcagcacaacagttttcagctgtgctaacataattgcaaaagggttttctaatgatcaattagccttttaaaatgataaacttggattagcaaacacaacgtcccattggaacacaggactgatggttgctaataatgggtctctgtacgcctatgtagatattccataaaaaatctacagctacaatagccatttacaacattaacaatgtctacactgtatttctgatcaatttgatgttattttaatggacccaaaaaatattttgaaaacaaggacatttctaagtgaccccaaacctttgaacggtagtatatatatatacagtgagggaaaaaagtatttgatcccctgctgattttgtacgtttgcccactgacaaagacatgatcaatctatcattttaatggtaggtttatttgaacagtgagagacagaataacaacaaaaaaatccagaaaaatgcatgtcaaaaatgttataaattgatttgcattttaatgaaggaaataaatatttgaccactctgcaaaacatgactagtacttggtgacaaaacccttgttggcaatcacagaggtcagacgctacttgtagttggccaccaggtttgcacacatctcaggagggattttgttccacacctctttgcagatcttctccaagtcattaaggtttcgaggctgacgttcggcaactcgaaccttcagctccctccacagattttctatgggattaaggtctggagactggctaggccactccaggaccttaatgtgcttcttcttgagccactcctttgttgccttggccgtgtgttttgggtgattgtcatgctggaatacccatccacgacccattttcaatgccctggctgagggaagga from Coregonus clupeaformis isolate EN_2021a chromosome 12, ASM2061545v1, whole genome shotgun sequence includes:
- the LOC121578486 gene encoding adenosine receptor A1-like, with protein sequence MWYAQAIYIGMEVIIAVTSVIGNVMVVWAVRINRSLRDTTFCFIVSLALADIAVGALVIPLAITINIGFKMHFYSCLLVTCTMLVLTQSSILGLLAIAFDRYLRVKIPMSYKHVVTRRRAGTAVVVCWMVAIVVGLTPMLGWNNLLSLRDNDSLVTHDLLVMCRFENVISMDYMVYFNFFGWVLPPLVLMLLIYAEIFYKIHHQLNKKVTASHTDRSHYYGKELKLAKSLALVLFLFAISWLPLHILNCITLFCCDTSMSIIYIAILLTHGNSAVNPIVYAFRIKKFQNAFRKIWEQYVLCRDPIGKLPQRRSQMCQSGVERRLRANDDDNYV